TTCCTCTACGCTTTCACACTCCTCTTTTTCGGGGCTTTTTTCATATGGCCGATTTGGCAGGTTCTTCAGGGAGGGTTCTATGACGCCAACGGTTTCACGCTGACCTACGTCCTCGAGGTCTTCCGTAATCCAATCTATCTGGAGGGCCTTCGGAACGCCTTTGGGGTGGCGGTTTTTTCCACCCTCGGCTCATTGTTGATCGCTCTCCCGATGGCCTTTATCGCTGACCGGTATGAATTTCCATTAAAGAAGTTTTTCATGGGGGCGGCGCTCCTTCCGATCATGCTTCCTCCCTTTGTCGGGGCCATCGGCGTAAAGCAGATTTTCGGTCAGTTTGGAGCCTTTAACGCACTATTGCAGAACGTCGGCCTTCTGGCAGACGGACAAGTCATTGACTGGATCGGCCGAGGCCAGTTCTGGGGCGTGGTCTTTGTCAGCGCCTTCAGCCTCTACCCGATTCTTTACCTGAACGCCGTGGCCTCCCTGGCAAGTATCGATCCCGCCATGGAGGAAGCCGCGGAGAATCTTGGCTGCCGTGGCTGGAAGCGTTTTTTCAAGATCACTCTTCCTCTAATGCGGCCAGGACTTTTTGCCGGTTGCACGATTGTCTTCATCTGGTCCTTCACAGAGCTCGGGGTTCCGCTCATTTTCGATTATTCCCGCCTTGCTTCGGTTCAGATCTTTTACGGCATCAAGGATATTGGAGGGAATCCTTTTCCCTACGCCCTGGTCAGCGTGATGCTGGGCTTTTCGGTTCTCTTTTACGCCTTTGGCAAAGGCTTCTTTGGAAGGAACACCTTCTCCATGATGGCCAAGGCCAGTCATGCCGCCGAGGCAAAGCGTCCCGGGCTTGTTGGCAAACTCCTCTGCACGGGCTTCTTCACCCTCATCACAGCGATTGCCCTTCTACCGCACCTTGGGGTTATTCTGATTTCGATTGCCGGCGACTGGTACAACAGCGTCCTTCCTGAGACGTATACGCTGCGCAACTTTGAGTTGGCCCTCGGGCATAACCTGACGGTTCATTCCATCCAGAACAGCCTCTTCTACGCGGCGATGGCGACCCTTCTCAATGTCATCATTGGAATTGGGATTGCCTATGTGGTGGTGCGGACCCGACTCCCGGGTCGGCACATTCTGGATACATTGGCGATGCTCCCGCTGGCCGTTCCCGGCCTCGTCATGGCTTTTGGCTACCTTGCCATGAGCCAGGAAGGGAAGTTTTTCGACTTTATCAATGCCGTCGATAATCCGGTCTACCTGCTGATAATTGCCTACTCGGTCAGGAAGCTGCCCTTTGTCGTCCGGGCGGCGGTGGCTGGCCTCCAGACGACCAGCGAGACCTACGAGGAAGCCGCGCAGAACCTGGGCGCGCCACCCGTCAAGACGGCTTTCCGGATCACCATTCCGCTGATTTTGGCCAACCTTCTCGCTGGGGCCCTGTTGGCCTTTTCCCAATCCATGCTGGAGGTTTCCGATTCCCTGATACTTGCCCAGAAGTCCAATTTCTATCCGATTACCAAGGCGATCTACGAGCTTATGCAGTTTCTCGGTGACGGGCGCTACATCGCAAGTGCCCTCGGTGTCTGGGCCATGGCTTTCCTTGCGGTGACAATTCTCGCCGCCAGCGGCTTGCTTGGAAAGAAGCTCGGTGCTATCTTCAGGGTGTGATTAATTTTCGACGGATCGCTTTGATCGGATTGGTATTGTTGCTGATCCTGGCCGGGTTCTTGGTATTGAAATCCCCACATCCTACAGCGGGGGATGGTGCGATTGCCACGAATTCACCTTCAAAGGCTTCTCGTCCTGATCTAAATGATGCCCTTTTCTTTTCACCGGAGGAAGCAACAGTTTTTCTTGAGGATGAGTCCTCCCGTCTTTCCCTCCCTGCACCTTCTGAGGATAGCCTGCCCGGCGAATATACGATCCGCTTTGCTGACCAGGAGGCAATGGAAGCCTTTCTTGAGCAGGCTGGTGCTTCGGGTCTGTCCGTATTGGGCACGATACCTGAGCTGCTGATGGTCCGCGTTCGCGGCTCCGGTGCGGAATTGGCTTTGCTGGTCCCGGAGGGATCAGAACTCGAGAACAATTATCGCGTCCGCACCCCGACAATTCCGGATGAACAGCTTTGGCAGGCAGGCATTCTGGCGGCCTTCAACGGGAATGCCCTTTCCTATCTCGGGGCGCCGTCTGCGATCGGCCGGATTGACTGGGGCGAAGGGATTGTTGTCGCGGTTCTCGATACCGGCTGGAGTGGGCATCCGTCTGTGCCAGATGGGAGTGTCCGGCAATTGGATATGCTTGGTGGCAATGATGACGGGACATACTCGGCCCACGGGACAGCTGTCGCCGGACTGATTGCCAGCAATGACTTCTTCGCCCCGGGAATTGCCCCGGGGAGTGAAATCCTAGCCATCCGGGTGCTCGACACGGATGGTCAGGGGGATGCTTTCACTTTGGCCCAGGGAATTATTGCGGCAGTAAACAACGGCGCGAGTGTCATTAACATGAGCCTTGGAGGATATTCCGACAGCGGCGTCCTGAGACAGGCGGTTAATTATGCCTCCGAGAACGGTGTCGTCATGGTCGCTGCAGCAGGTAATGACGGAATGAACCGGCTCACTTACCCGGCCGCATACGCCTCGGTGATTGGAGTCAATGCAGTCGACGCAAACGGCAACCGGACACCTTTTTCCAATTATGGCGAAGGATTGGACATTGCCGCTCCGGGCTATCATGTCCACGCGCTCTGGGATGAGGAAGGCTATGTCTTTTTTGATGGAACCTCGGCCTCCGCCCCGCTCGTTTCCGGAATGGCCGCCCGCCTGCTCCAGACCGGGGCGGCCACGACCCCCGCAGCGGTCCAGTCCCTGATTCGGAATTATGCCAATGACACCGGCCTTCCCGGGGAGGATTTGCAATACGGGGCCGGAATCCTCAGCGCAGCCCGGCTCGAGACCTCCGGACAGCGGGGCATCAATGATCTCGCCCTCGCCGACTTGTACCCGGCTGTCGAGGAGAGCGACGGCGCCACGATACCCCTTTATGTGACCTTCCAGAACCGTGGGAGCGAATTCACGCCCGGCACGTCAGTCGACATTTCCGTGAACGGGAATCCTTTCTTTTACCGCCTGCCGGGCATGGCCCCGGGCCGGGTAGAGAGCGTGACCGTGCCTATCCCACTCACCCGGCTGAATGCGGGGGAACGCTTTGAGGTCACGGCAATTGCCCGCATGGTGGATGGGTTTGCCGACGACCAGCCGGAAAACAACGGCGGCCGGATTGTCTTGCAGCGGCCGCCCGGCGAGTGAGGAAAAAGACTTGCCATGAAGAAAAGCCTTTGCGAGTTTCGCCGGCTCTTTTGTCCGTTTTCCACTTCTGGGAGCGGATGTAATAGACAATAACCATCAACTGTCCCTTGGGAATCTCCAACCCACCGGACTTATATAGGAGTTCAACAAACATATGTCATCCGTAATGGAAGAACTACTGGCGCAAAGCCAGTTCGAGAACCTTGTCGAAGGTTCAATCATCAATGGGATTATTACCGAAATTCGTGATAACGAAGTCATTCTGGACATTGGTGCCAAAGCCGAGGGGGTTGTCCCCGCTTACGAATTCATTGATCTGACTGAATTGCAGGTCGGTGAGGAAATCGAAGTATTCCTCGAGCGTCTGGAAGACCGGGATGGAAATCCTGTCGTTTCCTATGACAAGGCACAACAGAAGAAAAACTGGGAAAATATCCTCACGCAGTGTGAAGAAGGATCGATTCTCAGTGGCCGGGTAAAGACCAAGGTCAAGGGCGGTCTCGTCGTGAATGTGGGTGTGGATGCGTTCCTGCCAGCTTCACAGATCGATATCCAGCCTCCCAAGAATCTCGACCAGTATGTCGGCCAGACTTACGATTTTAAGGTCCTGAAGATCAACACCGACCGGAAAAACATTGTTATTTCCCGTCGCGAACTGATTGAAGAACAACGCCTCGAGAAGCGCCGTTCGCTACTCGACAATATCAAGCCGGGCGACGTCTGCCGCGGTACGGTCAAGAATATCACCGATTACGGTGCCTTTGTTGACCTCGACGGCCTCGACGGCCTGCTCCACATCACAGACATGAGCTGGGGTCGCATCAGCCATCCGAGCGAAATGCTCAAGATGGGTGAAGAGATCGAAGTCATGATCATTGAAGTCGATCGCGACCGCGAGCGTGTTTCCCTCGGTCTCAAGCAGACCACGGACAATCCGTGGGAAGGCATCGAGAACCGCTATCCGGTCAATGCCCGCGTACGCGGCAAGGTCGTCAACCTCGTTCCTTACGGCGCATTCGTCGAACTCGAGGAAGGTGTCGAAGGTCTTGTCCACGTCACTGAGCTGTCCTGGGTCAAGCGCATCAACAAGCCGAACGAAGTCCTCAAGGTGGGTGACGAAATCGAAGCGGTGGTCCTCGGTATCCAGAAGGATGACCAGAAGATCAGCCTCTCCGTCCGTCAGCTCGATCCGAATCCGTGGGATATGGTCCGCCACAACTACCCGGTTGGGGCACGTGTCCGCGGCAAGGTCCGCAACCTTACCAGCTACGGCGCCTTCATCGAACTCGAAGAAGGTATCGACGGCATGGTCCACGTCTCGGACATGTCCTGGACGCGCAAGATCAACCATCCTTCAGAGCAGGTGAAGAAGGGCGACGAGATCGACGCGATCGTTCTCGACGTCGATCCGAGCCAGCAGCGCATCAGCCTCGGCATGAAGCAGCTCGCTAACGATCCATGGGACGAAATCGACACGCACTTCAAGATCGGCGACCTCGTCGAGGGCAAGGTCAGCAAGGTCACCAGCTACGGTGCCTTTGTTGAGCTCAAGGAAGGCATCGACGGCCTCGTCCACATCAGCCAGATCAGCGAAGAGCGCATTGAGAAGGTCAAGGACGTCCTCAATGTCGACGACGAGATCAAGGCCCGTGTGATCAAGATTGACCGTGATGAGCGCCGTATCGGCCTCAGTGTCAAGGCAGCCGAATACGACGACAGCCAGCTGGCTGCCGAAACGGCCGCTTTCGACAACATCGGCAACAACGAGCTCACCAGCCTCGGCGATATTCTCGACGAAGCGACTCGCGACGAGAGCTAAGCGTAGCTCAGTCTCTATTCATTTCAGCCCCGGCTTGCTTTGGCAGGCCGGGGCTTTTCTTTTGCCAGGTTATGCCAAATTGGTAGGTCCTTCATTATGGAATTTGTTGAATTTGCCTACGGATCACCCCGGTATGAAAAAATGCTCGTCCTGCGGGATGAGATGTTACGCAAGCCCCTCGGATTGGAGGTCTACGCTGAGGCAAGCGAGGCGGAGGTCGACTACCGGCATTTTGGAATTGAGAATGGGGACCGGATGGTTGCCTGCCTGATGTGCGTGCCGCTGGAAAATGACCGGGTAAAAATCCGGCAAATGGCAGTCCTGACCCAGTATCAAGGCAGGGGCCTTGGACGCCGCCTGATGGAGGAGGTGGAGGCCTTGCTCAAATCGGATGGGGTGGGGCGATTCATGCTACATGCGAGGCACACCGCAGTCGGGTTTTACGAAACCCTGGGTTATCATGTTGTTGGAGAAGTCTTTGAAGAGGTGGGTATTCCACATCGGCAAATGGAGAAGACCCTGCCCGGTCATGACTAGTCCTGCTTCGATCTTGCCTCGATGGGCGCATCTAGCTAAGCAAGAGGTGTTTAAGAATTCCAACCTCCCTATTGATAATGCCATATGAAGTATTTCCTGGAAATTGAAATAGCCCAGCCCGTTGATGTTGTCGGTGCTTTGATCGGCAATCCGGATCACCTCAAATCCTGGCAACCGGATCTGTTGGAGATCCAGCATCTGGATGGGGAACCCGGTGCAAAGGGGTCTACCGCCCTTTTGAAATACCAGATGGGGAAGTCCACCCTCGAGATGAAGGAAACCATTCTTGAAAACGACCTTCCAAACCGTTTTGTCTGCACCTACGAGGCCGGTAAAGTCTGGAACAAGGTGGAAAATGATTTTGAAGCGACACCGGCCGGCGGAACTAAGTGGCTGTTCACCAGTGAATTCAAGTGTGGGGGCTTCATGAGGCTAATGGTGTTTTTTATGCCAGGCATGTTCAAGAAGCAGTCCTTGAAATCGATGCATCAATTCAAGGATTTTGCGGAAGGAAGAGAAACCGCCTAAACGGCAGTTGATTTCGGTGCAGGAAGAGGACAATCAAGCAGCAGACAAGGACGAGGATTGCCAGGAGACCAAGGGAAAACATTGGGCCTGAAAAGCCCAGCTTGGTGATGTGCCCCAAAACTGCCCCGCTCATGATTC
This region of Oceanipulchritudo coccoides genomic DNA includes:
- the rpsA gene encoding 30S ribosomal protein S1, yielding MSSVMEELLAQSQFENLVEGSIINGIITEIRDNEVILDIGAKAEGVVPAYEFIDLTELQVGEEIEVFLERLEDRDGNPVVSYDKAQQKKNWENILTQCEEGSILSGRVKTKVKGGLVVNVGVDAFLPASQIDIQPPKNLDQYVGQTYDFKVLKINTDRKNIVISRRELIEEQRLEKRRSLLDNIKPGDVCRGTVKNITDYGAFVDLDGLDGLLHITDMSWGRISHPSEMLKMGEEIEVMIIEVDRDRERVSLGLKQTTDNPWEGIENRYPVNARVRGKVVNLVPYGAFVELEEGVEGLVHVTELSWVKRINKPNEVLKVGDEIEAVVLGIQKDDQKISLSVRQLDPNPWDMVRHNYPVGARVRGKVRNLTSYGAFIELEEGIDGMVHVSDMSWTRKINHPSEQVKKGDEIDAIVLDVDPSQQRISLGMKQLANDPWDEIDTHFKIGDLVEGKVSKVTSYGAFVELKEGIDGLVHISQISEERIEKVKDVLNVDDEIKARVIKIDRDERRIGLSVKAAEYDDSQLAAETAAFDNIGNNELTSLGDILDEATRDES
- a CDS encoding SRPBCC family protein, with the protein product MKYFLEIEIAQPVDVVGALIGNPDHLKSWQPDLLEIQHLDGEPGAKGSTALLKYQMGKSTLEMKETILENDLPNRFVCTYEAGKVWNKVENDFEATPAGGTKWLFTSEFKCGGFMRLMVFFMPGMFKKQSLKSMHQFKDFAEGRETA
- a CDS encoding GNAT family N-acetyltransferase, with amino-acid sequence MEFVEFAYGSPRYEKMLVLRDEMLRKPLGLEVYAEASEAEVDYRHFGIENGDRMVACLMCVPLENDRVKIRQMAVLTQYQGRGLGRRLMEEVEALLKSDGVGRFMLHARHTAVGFYETLGYHVVGEVFEEVGIPHRQMEKTLPGHD
- a CDS encoding ABC transporter permease produces the protein MSKPVATFLYAFTLLFFGAFFIWPIWQVLQGGFYDANGFTLTYVLEVFRNPIYLEGLRNAFGVAVFSTLGSLLIALPMAFIADRYEFPLKKFFMGAALLPIMLPPFVGAIGVKQIFGQFGAFNALLQNVGLLADGQVIDWIGRGQFWGVVFVSAFSLYPILYLNAVASLASIDPAMEEAAENLGCRGWKRFFKITLPLMRPGLFAGCTIVFIWSFTELGVPLIFDYSRLASVQIFYGIKDIGGNPFPYALVSVMLGFSVLFYAFGKGFFGRNTFSMMAKASHAAEAKRPGLVGKLLCTGFFTLITAIALLPHLGVILISIAGDWYNSVLPETYTLRNFELALGHNLTVHSIQNSLFYAAMATLLNVIIGIGIAYVVVRTRLPGRHILDTLAMLPLAVPGLVMAFGYLAMSQEGKFFDFINAVDNPVYLLIIAYSVRKLPFVVRAAVAGLQTTSETYEEAAQNLGAPPVKTAFRITIPLILANLLAGALLAFSQSMLEVSDSLILAQKSNFYPITKAIYELMQFLGDGRYIASALGVWAMAFLAVTILAASGLLGKKLGAIFRV
- a CDS encoding S8 family peptidase yields the protein MKSPHPTAGDGAIATNSPSKASRPDLNDALFFSPEEATVFLEDESSRLSLPAPSEDSLPGEYTIRFADQEAMEAFLEQAGASGLSVLGTIPELLMVRVRGSGAELALLVPEGSELENNYRVRTPTIPDEQLWQAGILAAFNGNALSYLGAPSAIGRIDWGEGIVVAVLDTGWSGHPSVPDGSVRQLDMLGGNDDGTYSAHGTAVAGLIASNDFFAPGIAPGSEILAIRVLDTDGQGDAFTLAQGIIAAVNNGASVINMSLGGYSDSGVLRQAVNYASENGVVMVAAAGNDGMNRLTYPAAYASVIGVNAVDANGNRTPFSNYGEGLDIAAPGYHVHALWDEEGYVFFDGTSASAPLVSGMAARLLQTGAATTPAAVQSLIRNYANDTGLPGEDLQYGAGILSAARLETSGQRGINDLALADLYPAVEESDGATIPLYVTFQNRGSEFTPGTSVDISVNGNPFFYRLPGMAPGRVESVTVPIPLTRLNAGERFEVTAIARMVDGFADDQPENNGGRIVLQRPPGE